In one window of Sphingomonas glaciei DNA:
- a CDS encoding LptA/OstA family protein, with protein sequence MGKISNLVAAFALAATTAGGVALAQTQGGPVSALKGHNSNAPIDVASDRIEVQDRADRAIFAGNVKVRQAELALDTERLTVAYTSTGGLQIDRLDASGGVTVRSPSETARGDFGIYDLNRRLITLIGAVQLQRGDSRISGGRMTIDLDSGRAVVDGGPAGVGESGGRVTGRFTVPQRRGG encoded by the coding sequence ATGGGCAAGATTTCCAACCTCGTAGCCGCCTTCGCGTTGGCCGCCACCACGGCGGGGGGCGTCGCGCTTGCCCAGACTCAGGGCGGCCCGGTGTCGGCACTGAAGGGGCATAACAGTAACGCCCCGATCGACGTCGCCAGCGACCGGATCGAGGTGCAGGACCGCGCCGACCGCGCGATCTTCGCCGGCAACGTCAAGGTACGCCAGGCCGAACTGGCGCTCGACACCGAGCGGCTGACCGTTGCCTACACCAGCACTGGCGGACTCCAGATCGACCGGCTCGACGCCAGCGGCGGGGTGACGGTGCGCAGTCCGTCGGAAACCGCGCGCGGCGATTTCGGCATCTACGATCTCAACCGCCGCCTGATCACCCTGATCGGCGCGGTCCAGCTTCAGCGCGGCGATTCGCGGATCAGCGGCGGGCGGATGACCATCGACCTCGACAGCGGCCGCGCGGTGGTCGACGGCGGCCCGGCCGGGGTTGGCGAAAGCGGCGGACGGGTCACCGGGCGCTTCACCGTTCCCCAGCGCCGCGGCGGCTGA
- the lptB gene encoding LPS export ABC transporter ATP-binding protein gives MNEASAIPLPADAVPQAMRGLEVRSIAKSYDKRQVLRDVSLEVHRGEVVGLLGPNGAGKTTCFYSVMGLVKPDHGRIMMDGRDITPLPMYRRAILGLGYLPQETSIFRGLTVEQNIMAVLEVAEPDRAAREARLERLLGEFGLTGLRASPAMALSGGERRRCEIARALAADPKIMLLDEPFAGIDPISISDIRDLVRDLKGRDIGVLITDHNVRETLDIVDRACIIYDGQVLFAGTPEALVADQDVRRLYLGESFEL, from the coding sequence ATGAACGAGGCCAGCGCCATTCCCCTGCCGGCCGACGCCGTGCCCCAGGCCATGCGCGGGCTGGAAGTGCGCAGCATCGCCAAGAGCTACGACAAGCGCCAGGTGCTGCGCGACGTCAGCCTGGAAGTGCATCGCGGCGAGGTGGTCGGGCTCCTGGGGCCCAACGGCGCGGGCAAGACGACCTGCTTCTATTCGGTGATGGGGCTGGTGAAGCCCGACCACGGCCGGATCATGATGGACGGGCGCGACATCACCCCGCTGCCGATGTACCGCCGAGCGATCCTCGGCCTTGGCTACCTGCCGCAGGAGACCAGCATCTTCCGCGGGCTGACGGTCGAACAGAATATCATGGCGGTGCTGGAAGTCGCCGAGCCCGACCGCGCCGCGCGCGAAGCGAGGCTCGAGCGGTTGCTCGGCGAATTCGGGCTGACGGGCCTCCGCGCATCGCCGGCGATGGCGCTGTCGGGCGGCGAGCGGCGGCGGTGCGAGATCGCCCGGGCGCTGGCGGCCGATCCTAAGATCATGCTGCTCGACGAGCCGTTCGCCGGCATCGACCCGATCAGCATCAGCGACATCCGCGACCTCGTCCGCGATCTTAAGGGGCGCGACATTGGGGTGCTGATCACCGACCATAATGTTCGCGAAACGCTGGACATCGTCGACCGCGCCTGCATCATCTACGACGGACAGGTGCTGTTCGCCGGGACTCCGGAAGCACTGGTCGCGGACCAGGACGTGCGCCGGCTGTACCTCGGCGAATCGTTCGAATTGTAA
- the rpoN gene encoding RNA polymerase factor sigma-54, whose protein sequence is MGLGPGLHLRASQSLVMSQQLSQAIKLLQLTNLEVEAAIAEEMARNPLLEMGSEGDVVVREDVEYGDAPADPKGADELGGRGDEALDSDWREAAGETDASYEIGAPGEDGFDFDRLASCETGLCEHLMGQLHGAGRVAEAIVHELEETGWLTTPLKDIAAALEVPLKEIEAGLKLVQGLDPAGVGARNLAECLALQAKAADRYDPAMARLIANLDLLSRGQTAALKRICGVDDEDLADMIRELRAYDPKPGCRFASEPQTAAEPDVLVRRTQTGFVVELNPATLPRVLVNRRYHQELKTASKGDRKSRAWLSEQYQSASWLVRALDQRARTIVKVASAIVTAQEGFFRDGVRALRPLTMGKVAEAVEMHESTVSRVAAAKSLLCDHGLFELRSFFSSGVAADDGEGASADAVKAAIQRLVAAETEVLSDDQLVELLKEQGMVLARRTVAKYREAVGIGSSVQRRRQRAIQGKAA, encoded by the coding sequence ATGGGACTGGGTCCGGGACTTCACCTCCGCGCTTCCCAGTCGCTGGTGATGAGCCAGCAGCTGAGCCAGGCGATCAAGCTCCTGCAGCTTACCAACCTCGAAGTCGAAGCCGCGATCGCCGAGGAGATGGCGCGCAACCCGCTGCTGGAAATGGGCAGCGAAGGCGACGTTGTGGTGCGCGAGGACGTCGAATATGGCGACGCCCCGGCCGACCCCAAGGGCGCCGACGAGCTTGGCGGGCGGGGCGACGAGGCGCTCGACAGCGACTGGCGCGAGGCGGCGGGGGAGACCGACGCCTCCTACGAGATCGGCGCGCCGGGCGAGGACGGGTTCGACTTCGACCGGCTGGCGAGCTGCGAGACCGGCCTTTGCGAGCATCTGATGGGGCAGCTGCATGGCGCCGGGCGGGTGGCGGAGGCGATCGTCCATGAGCTGGAGGAGACCGGCTGGCTGACGACCCCGCTGAAGGACATCGCCGCCGCGCTGGAGGTGCCGCTGAAGGAGATCGAGGCGGGACTGAAGCTCGTGCAGGGGCTCGATCCAGCCGGCGTCGGGGCGCGCAACCTGGCCGAGTGCCTGGCGCTGCAGGCCAAGGCGGCGGACCGCTATGATCCGGCGATGGCGCGGCTGATCGCCAACCTCGACCTGCTGTCGCGGGGGCAGACTGCGGCGCTGAAGCGGATCTGCGGGGTCGATGATGAGGATCTGGCGGACATGATCCGCGAGCTTCGCGCCTATGATCCCAAGCCCGGCTGTCGCTTCGCTTCCGAGCCCCAGACCGCTGCCGAGCCCGACGTGCTGGTGCGGCGGACCCAGACCGGCTTCGTGGTCGAACTCAACCCCGCGACCCTGCCCCGGGTGCTGGTCAACCGCCGCTACCACCAGGAACTGAAGACCGCGTCCAAGGGCGACCGAAAGAGCCGAGCCTGGCTATCGGAGCAATATCAGAGCGCCTCCTGGCTGGTCCGGGCGCTCGACCAGCGCGCACGGACCATCGTCAAAGTCGCCAGCGCCATCGTCACCGCGCAGGAGGGTTTCTTCCGCGACGGCGTCCGAGCGCTGCGGCCGCTGACCATGGGCAAGGTCGCCGAGGCGGTCGAAATGCACGAAAGCACGGTCAGCCGGGTCGCGGCGGCTAAGAGCCTGCTGTGCGACCACGGCCTGTTCGAATTGCGCAGCTTCTTTTCGAGCGGGGTGGCGGCCGACGATGGCGAGGGCGCCAGCGCCGACGCGGTCAAGGCGGCGATCCAGCGGCTGGTGGCGGCGGAGACCGAGGTGCTGAGCGACGATCAGCTGGTCGAGTTGCTCAAGGAGCAGGGCATGGTGCTGGCCCGGCGTACGGTGGCCAAATATCGCGAGGCAGTGGGGATCGGGTCGAGCGTCCAGCGGCGGCGGCAACGTGCGATCCAGGGCAAGGCGGCGTAG
- a CDS encoding endonuclease/exonuclease/phosphatase family protein, translating into MTDRASLTLATYNMRKAVGLDRRRDPERILAVLEEVGADIIALQEADKRTGGRASAVPHELWEGHGHWLPVPLGVRNRRALDRLPTVGARVDEWLKVDTRNIGWHGNAILVRPDVGVLDVAALDLPTLEPRGAVLVELLVRDRPIRVVGLHLDLSGLWRRRQLKAIHEAVAARQHKMPTVLMGDTNEWRATAACLRDLEPDYRIVAPGPSFHARRPMAVLDRLFVDHALTVEASGVHVSELAQIASDHLPVWARIGW; encoded by the coding sequence ATGACGGACAGAGCTTCGCTCACCCTCGCCACCTACAACATGCGCAAGGCGGTCGGGCTCGACCGGCGCCGCGATCCTGAGCGGATCCTCGCCGTGCTGGAGGAAGTCGGAGCCGATATCATCGCGCTGCAGGAAGCCGATAAGCGGACCGGCGGCCGGGCCAGCGCAGTGCCGCACGAATTGTGGGAAGGCCATGGTCACTGGCTGCCGGTCCCGCTCGGGGTCAGGAACCGCCGCGCGCTCGACCGCCTGCCGACCGTCGGGGCGCGGGTCGACGAATGGCTCAAGGTCGATACCCGCAACATCGGCTGGCACGGCAATGCGATCCTGGTCCGGCCCGACGTCGGCGTGCTCGACGTCGCCGCGCTCGACCTGCCGACGCTTGAACCGCGCGGCGCAGTGCTGGTGGAGCTGCTGGTCCGCGACCGACCGATCCGGGTCGTCGGACTCCATCTCGACCTCAGCGGCCTCTGGCGCCGCCGCCAGCTAAAGGCGATCCACGAGGCGGTCGCTGCCCGCCAGCACAAGATGCCGACGGTCCTGATGGGTGACACCAACGAGTGGCGCGCCACCGCCGCCTGCCTGCGCGATCTCGAACCCGACTACCGGATCGTCGCCCCGGGCCCGAGCTTTCATGCCCGCCGCCCGATGGCAGTGCTCGACCGGCTGTTCGTCGACCATGCCCTCACCGTCGAGGCGTCCGGGGTCCACGTCAGTGAGCTGGCCCAGATTGCCAGCGACCACCTCCCGGTGTGGGCGCGTATCGGCTGGTAG
- a CDS encoding MBL fold metallo-hydrolase, whose translation MRNPYYDGPPSDHFDGTRFFNPPGPASDKGLGDVLRWQLRETRARWPRQVPVTAVRPEERVTGLRVTMVGHSTLLIQGSGVSLLTDPVWAPRASPLSFAGPRRVTEPGIRFEDLPPIDAVLLSHNHYDHCDLATLKRLGAAHDPLFITPLGNDTLIRQAAPEARCFAGDWGDGTGLGGDVRVEIVPANHWSSRTTRDRRMALWSGFVLRLGGRTLYFAGDTGYCGGGIFADIRARYGPMDVALIPIGAYAPEWFMAEQHCNPEDAVRIMAALDAQRAIGIHWGTFQLTNEAREEPPERLAAELDRRGIPGERFVAGVPGVSYDF comes from the coding sequence GTGCGCAATCCATATTATGACGGCCCGCCGAGCGATCATTTCGACGGAACGCGCTTCTTCAACCCGCCCGGCCCGGCCAGCGACAAGGGCTTGGGAGACGTTCTGCGCTGGCAGCTGCGCGAAACCAGGGCGCGCTGGCCGAGGCAGGTGCCGGTCACGGCCGTCCGGCCCGAGGAGCGGGTCACCGGGCTACGGGTGACCATGGTCGGTCATTCCACCCTGCTGATCCAGGGCTCGGGAGTGAGTTTGCTGACCGACCCGGTATGGGCGCCGCGTGCCAGCCCCCTTTCGTTCGCGGGTCCCAGGCGAGTGACCGAGCCGGGCATCCGGTTCGAAGACCTGCCGCCGATCGACGCAGTGTTGCTGTCGCACAATCATTACGATCATTGCGACCTCGCCACGTTAAAGCGGCTGGGCGCGGCGCACGATCCCTTGTTCATCACCCCCCTCGGCAACGATACCCTGATCCGCCAGGCCGCGCCGGAGGCGCGGTGCTTTGCCGGTGACTGGGGCGACGGCACAGGGCTGGGCGGCGACGTCCGGGTCGAGATCGTTCCCGCCAACCACTGGTCGTCGCGAACGACCCGCGATCGGCGGATGGCCTTGTGGAGCGGGTTCGTGCTGCGGCTGGGCGGCAGGACGCTCTATTTCGCCGGGGACACTGGCTATTGCGGTGGCGGGATCTTCGCCGACATCCGCGCGCGGTACGGCCCCATGGATGTCGCACTGATCCCGATCGGAGCCTATGCGCCCGAATGGTTCATGGCCGAGCAGCATTGCAACCCGGAGGATGCGGTGCGGATCATGGCGGCCCTCGACGCGCAGCGCGCGATCGGCATCCACTGGGGCACCTTTCAACTGACCAACGAAGCCCGCGAGGAGCCGCCCGAGCGCCTGGCGGCAGAGCTCGACCGCCGCGGCATTCCCGGTGAACGCTTCGTCGCCGGAGTGCCGGGGGTCAGTTACGACTTCTGA
- a CDS encoding hybrid sensor histidine kinase/response regulator has protein sequence MIASEMLREGGLEATACDSVPALIAELDKGAAFVIVTEEAIASTDLHGLAAWIEDQEEWSDLPFVLLTSRGGGLERNPAARRYLEVLGNVTFLERPFHPTTLLSLASSALRGRKRQYEARTRLVELKDSEERFRTLFETMDEGFAVIEFIDGPDGPLSDYVHIQANPAYERHAGIPQVVGQKVREMVPDEAGAWVELYRRVLLTGEPIRFERELVATGRHLELAAFRVEPRSRNEVAVIFQDVTARKRAETELLELNQTLERRVEEEVAQREIATSQLHEAQKLETIGQLTGGVAHDINNLLTPITGALDMLNRRYGADDPRSARLLDGALQSAERAKILVSRLLGFARRQALETRAIDIATLLEGMRDLVASSIGPRVELRLHPGHGLPAAMADPNQLELALLNLCVNARDAMDGAGLLTVAAEQAMIGPNQGGKLKPGAYIRISVIDCGSGMDAATLARAVEPFFSTKGVGKGTGLGLSMVHGLAAQLGGAFEMSSVVGQGTRADLYLPVAQAAADPLAVTRNEAVTPVRKLSVLLVDDEDLVRSGTAEMLRDIGHEVHEASGGAQALAMLADGLEANAVVTDYMMPRMNGAEFAAHLEKRFPGMPVMIVTGYSGGDLELQIPQLAKPFRQADLAAALNRLTGPDDRKVLPFKRHK, from the coding sequence GTGATCGCCAGCGAGATGCTGCGCGAGGGGGGGCTCGAAGCCACCGCCTGCGACAGCGTGCCGGCCCTCATCGCCGAGCTCGACAAGGGGGCCGCCTTCGTCATCGTGACGGAGGAAGCGATCGCCTCGACCGACCTCCACGGCCTGGCTGCCTGGATCGAGGATCAGGAGGAATGGTCCGACCTGCCGTTCGTCCTGCTTACCAGCCGCGGCGGCGGGCTTGAGCGCAATCCCGCGGCGCGGCGCTATCTCGAAGTGCTCGGCAACGTGACCTTCCTCGAGCGCCCGTTTCACCCGACCACTTTGCTCAGCCTCGCCAGCTCGGCGCTGCGCGGTCGCAAGCGCCAGTATGAAGCGCGTACCCGTCTGGTCGAGCTCAAGGACAGTGAGGAGCGCTTCCGCACCCTGTTCGAGACGATGGACGAGGGGTTCGCGGTCATCGAATTCATCGACGGACCCGACGGCCCGCTCAGTGACTATGTCCATATCCAGGCCAATCCGGCCTACGAACGCCATGCCGGCATTCCCCAGGTCGTCGGCCAGAAGGTGCGCGAGATGGTCCCCGACGAGGCCGGGGCGTGGGTCGAACTGTACCGCCGGGTGCTCCTGACCGGCGAGCCGATCCGCTTCGAGCGCGAGCTGGTCGCGACGGGTCGGCACCTCGAACTGGCCGCCTTCCGGGTCGAGCCAAGGAGCCGCAACGAAGTCGCCGTCATCTTCCAGGACGTCACCGCCAGGAAGCGGGCCGAGACCGAATTGCTCGAGCTCAACCAGACGCTCGAGCGGCGGGTCGAGGAAGAGGTCGCCCAGCGCGAGATCGCTACCTCGCAGCTGCACGAGGCGCAGAAGCTGGAGACGATTGGCCAGCTGACCGGCGGCGTCGCGCACGACATCAACAACCTGCTGACTCCGATCACCGGCGCGCTCGACATGCTCAATCGCCGCTACGGGGCCGACGATCCGCGCTCGGCCCGGCTGCTCGATGGTGCGCTGCAATCGGCCGAGCGGGCCAAGATTTTGGTCAGCCGCCTGCTCGGCTTCGCCCGCCGCCAAGCCCTGGAAACCCGGGCGATCGACATCGCCACCTTGCTCGAGGGAATGCGCGACCTGGTAGCGAGCTCGATCGGGCCGAGGGTCGAGCTGCGGCTCCATCCCGGGCACGGGCTGCCGGCGGCGATGGCCGATCCCAACCAGCTCGAGCTGGCGCTGCTCAACCTGTGCGTCAACGCCCGCGACGCGATGGACGGCGCCGGCTTGCTAACCGTGGCCGCCGAACAGGCGATGATCGGCCCCAATCAGGGCGGCAAGCTCAAGCCCGGCGCCTATATCCGCATTTCCGTGATCGACTGCGGATCGGGCATGGACGCCGCGACCCTGGCCCGGGCGGTGGAGCCCTTCTTCTCGACCAAGGGCGTCGGCAAGGGCACCGGGCTGGGCCTGTCGATGGTCCACGGCCTCGCTGCCCAGCTTGGCGGCGCGTTCGAGATGAGCAGCGTGGTCGGGCAGGGCACCCGCGCCGACCTTTATCTCCCGGTCGCGCAGGCCGCGGCGGACCCGCTGGCCGTCACCCGCAACGAGGCGGTGACGCCGGTGCGCAAGCTCAGCGTGCTGCTGGTCGACGACGAGGATCTGGTCCGCTCCGGCACCGCCGAGATGCTCCGCGACATCGGCCACGAGGTCCATGAAGCGTCGGGCGGCGCGCAGGCGCTCGCCATGCTAGCCGATGGCCTCGAGGCCAATGCGGTGGTCACCGACTACATGATGCCGCGGATGAACGGCGCCGAATTCGCCGCGCACCTCGAAAAGCGCTTTCCCGGCATGCCGGTGATGATCGTGACCGGCTATTCGGGCGGCGATCTCGAACTCCAGATCCCGCAACTCGCCAAGCCGTTCCGCCAGGCCGATCTCGCCGCGGCGCTCAATCGCCTGACCGGGCCCGACGATCGCAAGGTCCTTCCCTTCAAGCGACACAAGTGA
- a CDS encoding ATPase domain-containing protein: protein MGGLDDVLNGGFERGRVYLLEGSPGTGKTTIAMQFLQSGAKLGEKCLYITLSETEDELRSSATSHDWDLAGISIYELVPPESLLDDEQQQSLLYSSDLELGETTKRIFEAFEATNPDRVVVDSLSEIRLLAQSSLRYRRQILALKHYFAKRNSTVLMLDDLSTDVNDKTVHSVAHGVIRLEELAPEYGAERRRLRVIKYRGRRFRGGYHDLAIETGGVQVFPRLVSAEHRNTFDRTVISTGQERFDSLLGGGIERSSSVLILGPAGTGKSIAALTFIKSAVGRGEKAAMFVFDEELGLLIERARSLGIDLQSFVDSGSLVIEQVDAAEMTPGQFSSRVRSCVEDYGAQTVVIDSLNGYQASMPGEHALVLHIHELLQYLNRQGATTFLTVAQHGLVGDMRTPVDVTYLADTVILLRYFEALGRVRRAISVVKKRTGAHEDTIREYRISSEGVTLGDPLDGFQGVLRGVPTLVDSAKLMPTVDKV, encoded by the coding sequence ATCGGCGGGCTCGACGACGTCCTCAATGGCGGCTTCGAGCGTGGCAGGGTCTATCTTCTCGAGGGGAGCCCTGGCACCGGCAAGACCACGATCGCCATGCAGTTTCTCCAGTCCGGCGCGAAGCTGGGGGAGAAGTGTCTGTACATCACCCTGTCGGAGACCGAGGATGAGCTGCGCTCGTCCGCGACGTCGCACGACTGGGACCTTGCCGGAATTTCGATCTACGAACTGGTGCCGCCGGAAAGCCTGCTCGACGACGAGCAGCAGCAGAGCCTGCTCTACTCTTCCGATCTCGAACTGGGCGAGACCACCAAGCGTATCTTCGAGGCATTCGAGGCGACCAATCCCGACCGCGTGGTCGTCGACAGCCTGTCCGAGATCCGCCTGCTGGCGCAGAGCTCGCTGCGTTACCGACGGCAGATTCTTGCGCTGAAGCACTATTTCGCCAAGCGCAATTCGACTGTCCTGATGCTCGACGACCTCTCCACCGACGTCAACGACAAGACGGTCCACTCGGTCGCGCACGGCGTCATCCGCCTCGAGGAACTCGCGCCCGAATACGGGGCGGAGCGGCGGCGACTGAGGGTCATCAAATATCGCGGCCGTCGCTTCCGGGGCGGCTATCACGACCTGGCGATCGAGACCGGGGGCGTGCAGGTCTTCCCGCGCCTGGTCTCGGCCGAGCACCGCAACACCTTCGACCGGACCGTCATCAGCACCGGGCAGGAGCGCTTCGACTCCCTCCTCGGCGGCGGGATCGAGCGCAGTTCGAGCGTGCTGATCCTGGGACCGGCCGGCACCGGCAAATCGATCGCGGCCCTGACCTTCATCAAGAGCGCGGTCGGACGCGGCGAAAAGGCCGCCATGTTCGTGTTCGACGAGGAACTCGGACTGCTGATCGAGCGCGCGCGCTCCCTCGGCATCGATCTCCAATCCTTTGTCGATTCGGGTTCGCTCGTCATCGAGCAGGTGGACGCGGCCGAGATGACGCCGGGACAATTCTCTTCCCGAGTCCGTAGCTGTGTCGAGGACTATGGTGCACAGACCGTCGTCATCGACAGCCTCAATGGCTACCAGGCCTCGATGCCGGGCGAGCATGCGCTGGTGCTGCACATCCACGAGCTGCTCCAGTACCTCAATCGCCAGGGGGCCACGACCTTCTTGACCGTGGCCCAGCACGGCCTGGTCGGCGACATGCGCACGCCGGTGGACGTCACCTACCTTGCCGACACCGTGATCCTGCTCCGTTATTTCGAGGCGCTCGGCCGGGTTCGCCGAGCCATCTCGGTGGTCAAGAAGCGGACCGGTGCGCATGAGGACACGATCCGCGAATATCGCATCAGCAGCGAAGGCGTCACGCTGGGCGATCCGCTCGACGGCTTCCAGGGGGTGCTGCGGGGCGTGCCCACTCTGGTCGATTCCGCCAAGCTCATGCCGACTGTCGACAAGGTTTGA
- the gyrB gene encoding DNA topoisomerase (ATP-hydrolyzing) subunit B → MAEEANQNSYGADSIKVLKGLDAVRKRPGMYIGDTDDGSGLHHMVFEVSDNAIDEALAGHCDRILIQLNPDGSVTVEDNGRGIPTGIHAEEGVSAAEVIMTQLHAGGKFENTSDDNAYKVSGGLHGVGVSVVNALSEFLDLTIWRDGEEHYMRFRLGDAVAPLKVVGPAPEGKKGTKVTFLPSPDTFKITEFDFDKLEHRFRELAFLNSGVRLVLADARHEERKEVELFYEGGIAAFVKYLDRAKTPLFPDPIAISAVRDGIGIDVALEWNDSYYENVLPFTNNIPQRDGGTHLAAFRAALTRTVNGYAEKSGMLKKEKVTLTGDDMREGLTAIVSVKLPDPKFSSQTKDKLVSSEVRQPLEALMSDKMTEWLEENPVNARAIIQKIIDAAAAREAAKRARELTRRKGVMDIASLPGKLADCQERDPALSELFLVEGDSAGGSAKQGRNRQNQAILPLRGKLLNVERARFDRMLSSREIGTIIQALGTGIGREEFNLSKLRYHKIVIMTDADVDGAHIRTLLLTFFYRQMPELIEAGHLLIAQPPLYKVARGRSEVYLKDDAQLDDYLVDAGLEGMQLETATDMRQGPDLRGLVEHARRVRTLMRYAPKKYDPALLEALALAGALDPELATAGRRAAIEKVASWQGLGDPEARWTGELAAEGGYLLRRLWRGVTDVTIIEPAFIASAEARKLHTLAAEQAEVYQTPSTLRTLKKGADVQAEPTVGAGEGEEALEQAAADTKGKPIAVTRPSELLNAVLAAGRKGLSIQRYKGLGEMNAEQLWETTLDPANRSLLRVEIGQADVADEIFSRLMGEIVEPRREFIQDNALSVANLDV, encoded by the coding sequence ATGGCAGAAGAAGCGAACCAGAACTCCTACGGCGCCGACAGCATCAAGGTCTTGAAAGGCCTCGACGCGGTGCGCAAGCGGCCGGGCATGTACATCGGCGATACCGACGACGGATCGGGCCTCCACCACATGGTGTTCGAGGTGTCCGACAATGCCATCGACGAAGCGCTCGCCGGTCACTGCGACCGCATCCTGATCCAGCTCAATCCCGACGGCTCGGTCACGGTCGAGGACAATGGCCGCGGCATCCCGACCGGCATCCACGCCGAGGAAGGCGTGTCGGCCGCTGAGGTCATCATGACCCAGCTCCACGCCGGCGGTAAGTTCGAAAACACCAGCGACGACAACGCCTACAAGGTGTCCGGCGGCCTTCACGGCGTCGGCGTTTCGGTGGTCAACGCGCTCAGCGAATTCCTCGATCTCACCATCTGGCGTGACGGCGAGGAGCATTACATGCGCTTCCGCCTCGGCGATGCAGTCGCGCCATTGAAGGTCGTCGGCCCCGCACCCGAGGGTAAGAAGGGGACCAAGGTCACCTTCCTGCCCTCTCCCGATACCTTCAAGATCACCGAATTCGACTTTGACAAGCTCGAGCATCGCTTCCGTGAACTCGCCTTCCTCAACTCCGGCGTGCGCCTGGTCCTCGCCGACGCCCGGCACGAGGAGCGCAAGGAAGTGGAGCTGTTCTACGAAGGCGGGATCGCCGCCTTTGTGAAATATCTCGACCGCGCCAAGACCCCGCTGTTTCCCGATCCCATTGCCATCTCGGCGGTGCGCGACGGCATCGGCATCGACGTCGCGCTGGAGTGGAACGACAGCTATTACGAGAACGTCCTGCCGTTCACCAACAACATCCCCCAGCGCGACGGCGGCACCCACCTCGCCGCCTTCCGCGCCGCGCTGACCCGCACCGTCAACGGCTATGCCGAAAAGTCCGGCATGCTGAAGAAGGAAAAGGTCACGCTCACCGGCGATGACATGCGCGAGGGCCTGACCGCCATCGTCTCGGTCAAGCTGCCCGATCCCAAGTTCAGTTCGCAGACCAAGGACAAATTGGTCAGCTCCGAGGTGCGCCAGCCCCTTGAAGCGCTGATGAGCGACAAGATGACCGAATGGCTGGAGGAAAATCCGGTCAACGCCCGCGCCATCATCCAGAAGATCATCGATGCCGCCGCCGCCCGCGAAGCCGCCAAGCGCGCCCGCGAACTGACCCGCCGCAAGGGCGTGATGGACATCGCTTCCTTGCCCGGCAAGCTCGCCGACTGCCAGGAACGCGACCCCGCGCTCAGCGAACTGTTCCTGGTCGAGGGCGATTCCGCCGGTGGCTCGGCCAAGCAGGGCCGCAACCGCCAGAACCAGGCGATCCTGCCCCTGCGCGGTAAATTGCTCAACGTCGAACGCGCGCGCTTCGACCGGATGCTGTCGAGCCGCGAGATCGGGACCATCATCCAGGCGCTCGGCACCGGCATCGGCCGCGAGGAGTTCAATCTCTCCAAGCTGCGCTATCACAAGATCGTGATCATGACCGACGCCGACGTCGACGGCGCCCACATCCGCACGCTTTTGCTGACCTTCTTTTACCGCCAGATGCCCGAACTGATCGAAGCCGGCCACCTCCTCATCGCCCAGCCGCCGCTGTACAAGGTCGCCCGTGGCCGCTCGGAAGTCTATCTCAAGGACGATGCTCAGCTCGACGATTATCTGGTCGACGCCGGGCTCGAAGGCATGCAGCTCGAAACCGCCACCGACATGCGCCAGGGGCCCGACCTGCGCGGCCTGGTCGAGCATGCCCGGCGGGTCCGCACGCTGATGCGCTATGCGCCCAAGAAGTATGACCCGGCCTTGCTCGAAGCGCTGGCGCTGGCCGGCGCGCTCGATCCTGAGCTGGCGACCGCCGGACGCCGCGCCGCGATCGAGAAGGTCGCTTCGTGGCAGGGCCTCGGCGATCCCGAAGCGCGCTGGACGGGCGAACTGGCGGCCGAAGGCGGCTACCTCCTCCGCCGGCTGTGGCGCGGGGTGACCGACGTCACCATCATAGAACCCGCCTTCATCGCCTCGGCCGAAGCCCGCAAGCTCCACACCCTTGCCGCCGAACAGGCCGAGGTCTACCAGACTCCCTCAACCCTCCGCACGCTCAAGAAGGGCGCCGACGTCCAGGCCGAGCCGACCGTCGGCGCCGGCGAAGGCGAGGAAGCGCTCGAGCAGGCCGCCGCCGACACCAAGGGCAAGCCGATCGCGGTCACCCGCCCCTCCGAGCTGCTCAACGCGGTGCTTGCCGCGGGCCGCAAGGGCCTCAGCATCCAGCGCTACAAGGGTCTGGGCGAAATGAACGCCGAGCAATTGTGGGAAACCACCCTCGACCCGGCCAACCGCTCGCTGCTGCGGGTCGAGATCGGCCAGGCCGACGTCGCCGACGAGATCTTCTCACGCCTGATGGGCGAGATCGTCGAACCCCGCCGCGAATTCATCCAGGACAATGCGCTGAGCGTCGCCAACCTCGACGTGTAG